The Candidatus Woesearchaeota archaeon region GGTTTACTGACGAATTAGTTAAAGCCGCAAAAAGAGCTAAAAAGCTAGACGAAACAATAAACTTTCAACCTATTTGGGAAAAACACAAAAGCAAAATTTCAGACAACAAAGTTGTTTCTACGATTGCGTTTTTATTGGACGGGATGTATCTTAATCACAACGGAATAAAACTTGTTTGGGACAGGCGTAAATTGTTAGGGAACAGCAAAGGCGATATGCTTGATTTATTGAAAACTTATTTTTCATCTACTAAATTTTCAAGTGCTTCCGCACTTGTTGAAGAAAGCAATGAAGTTGATGAAGATGAAGTAACTTATGCGATTGCTCACAGGGTTTTAATTCCTAACAAGTTTAAAATTGTTTCAATTTCATATCCTGGTTCGCAAGGTGGTGGGGCAATTTTGCCTAATCCCGATTTAGGAAAAGCACAACCCCGTGAATACCCTGATATAATTGCTTTACCTCCAAGGAAGAACGCAAAAATTGATGTGTTGTTAAATGAGAGTAAAGGTATGTTCCGACAAGCTGATATAGAGAAAGACACAGCAAAAATTTTGCGTTACAAGCACGACAAAAAATTACAAACAGCATTGAAAGAAACTTTAGTAGTTGCACAAGTGATAGACCAAAACGACAAAGTTCGGAATATTATTATTGGTGTTGCTTTCGGTGTAAAATCAAATACTCACACAACTTGGAAACCTGATAAAGTTGATTTTATTTTCCGTATAACCGATAGGAAGAAATGGTCAATTGGAATATTTAATCAAGCACTTAGAAATCTAATTCCGAAAATTGAAGGTAACACAAACTTTCCGACAGTTTATAAACTTGCACCAAAACATATAGAAACACAACAAATAACAATCGAATTTTAGAATGCCCACGCTTCGTAGTCAAGCACATTTTCAAGTCGCACTTGCCAACACTATTACCAAAACCAGCAAAAGAGTTTGCCTACACTAACACTCTGGCAGTAAGAGAATGCAGCAAAAATGAAAAGGAAATAATGAGAAAAATGAACAACGTAACGCTAACAAAGTGTATATACCATAAGGGTTTCAGAAGGTATTCAAGCATTGTAGCCCGCTCAAACTTTCGTTTCGGTGGACAGGAAATTGCCCCGAAATCCCTTACGGCACATACACTCAACCGTTAGCGTTCATTGTAAAAAAGACAAACCAGACGACAGAATGACAAAGGAATTTTTGCTGCATAAAGACAAAGAAAAATGAAAATTGCCGACACACAAAACAACACATTTGCAAGCCCCGACACACAAGCCGATGCTTCTGCTTGCAAAAGAGTTGTTTTCTTACCGACGCACCCGAGCCCACCCACCACCCTTGAAAACTCGTTGATAAGAATTGTGGTAAATTGAAAGATTACCGAATTGAAAAATGTATTTTTGAAACTTAAAATTTAAGGATTTGATATAAATGAAACTATACGAAACATTAGAGCAACAACTCAAGAAAGAGCCCAACTTTGTGACAGACAACGGAGAACTGAAAAAATGGGTGGTGCTGAACAAAGCACAGAACTTTGACGAAGAACTGATTGGACTGTTGCTCGACAATGCAGACCTGAAAGAGAAGTTTTTTGTTAACGTGAAAGGCACTATGGTTTTTAACCAAAACTTGTTTGTGCAGTTTTTGGAACAGAAAAACTACCTGAACGACAGCTACACCCAATACAAAAACAAGGTCGGACTGACCATTGGCGGCAAATACCTGAAACAAAGAAATGAAGTTGCTTTAGTTTGGCCATTTAAAGACTGCATTCTGGAAGGCGGACAAAGCCGAGAAGAACAAAAACGGGAAGAAATATTTTTTAACGAAATACTGGCTCAGGACGAAATAACCCAACTGCTGGAACCCAAAGTGCTGACCAACGCCAAAGTATTTGATAAAGAAGGTGAGCACCCCTTTAGCAGTTTTACCCGTGATGCTGAACTGAACAAGAAAAGAGGGCTACCAGAAGACACCATTACTGACAACCTGATAATAAAAGGCAACAATCTTTTAGCCTTGCATACGCTAAAGGAAGAATTTGCAGGAAAGGTGAAGTTGATTTACATAGACCCACCTTATAATACAGGAAATGATAGCTTTAAGTATAATGATAGTTTCAATCGTTCAACGTGGCTTACATTTATGCGAAACAGACTTTATGCAGCTAAAGCTCTTTTGTCAAAAGACGGAATTATATGTGTTCAATGT contains the following coding sequences:
- a CDS encoding site-specific DNA-methyltransferase encodes the protein MKLYETLEQQLKKEPNFVTDNGELKKWVVLNKAQNFDEELIGLLLDNADLKEKFFVNVKGTMVFNQNLFVQFLEQKNYLNDSYTQYKNKVGLTIGGKYLKQRNEVALVWPFKDCILEGGQSREEQKREEIFFNEILAQDEITQLLEPKVLTNAKVFDKEGEHPFSSFTRDAELNKKRGLPEDTITDNLIIKGNNLLALHTLKEEFAGKVKLIYIDPPYNTGNDSFKYNDSFNRSTWLTFMRNRLYAAKALLSKDGIICVQCDDNENAYLKILMDEVFENRFLNNVAVKMSEASGVKMNHAKGRFPKLKEFILMYKMPNFKGFITVDKYEQKEWDPENNIFIDNLTEEQRSKLIELEAKEINDDTDVIKANEILKKAKKISLATKLKELDFGNEDEKTEWLFKNSYRIIKTAGSSSLATLVKSLDNVPKQDIAAAVSKKGVLFFYITDFNRDTCQVSQGCL